In Phlebotomus papatasi isolate M1 chromosome 1, Ppap_2.1, whole genome shotgun sequence, the following proteins share a genomic window:
- the LOC129803629 gene encoding saccharopine dehydrogenase-like oxidoreductase yields the protein MSTDRLDVVIFGATGFTGRCAVERSIEFLSKVKWGISGRSQTKLENVRSEVGKKMGKDLSEIPIILADVGDEESLKKMAEQAKVVVNCCGPYRHFGEPVVKACVGAGTHHVDVSGEPQYMERMQLEFDEAAREAGVYVVSACGFDSIPADLGTVFHERHFEGVVNSVETYLVARGKGPGASIHFGTWESAVYGLAHANELRGLRSKLFKERLPQMKPPLKNRPVIHRAPVVRNAVCLPFLGSDRSVVIRSQRYLFETQKKRPIQIRTYMSVGTYFTALLFILAGAIFSIFTRFALGRRLLLAHPKFFSFGFASHEGPSEEKRKNSKFTMWFQGEGWPQALAEGEDQYTDPPTKKLVTKVSGTDFGYGNTAAALLLCATTILNEHTKMPGKGGVLAPGAAFGKTSLIDELNKNQVFTFEVVSAKEEETKN from the exons ATGTCTACAGATCGCTTGGATGTGGTGATCTTTGGAGCAACTGGATTCACAGGACGCTGTGCTGTTGAGCGCAGCATTGAGTTCCTGTCGAAGGTCAAATGGGGCATTTCTGGACGAAGTCAGACAAAATTGGAGAATGTGAGGAGTGAAGTTGGGAAAAAAATGGGCAAAGATCTGTCTGAAATCCCCATAATTCTGGCCGATGTGGGAGATGAGGAATCCCTGAAGAAGATGGCTGAACAGGCTAAAGTTGTGGTGAACTGCTGTGGGCCATATCGGCATTTTGGGGAGCCCGTGGTGAAGGCATGTGTAGGCGCTGGAACGCATCATGTGGACGTAAGTGGTGAGCCACAGTATATGGAGAGGATGCAGCTGGAATTTGATGAGGCTGCCCGTGAGGCGGGAGTCTATGTGGTGTCAGCATGTGGTTTTGACAGCATTCCAGCGGATTTGGGCACAGTTTTCCACGAGCGTCACTTCGAAGGTGTGGTGAATTCCGTGGAAACTTACTTGGTGGCTCGTGGAAAAGGTCCTGGAGCTTCAATTCATTTTGGCACCTGGGAATCTGCCGTCTATGGGCTTGCCCATGCCAATGAATTGCGTGGACTTCGTTCCAAACTCTTCAAGGAGCGTCTGCCACAAATGAAGCCACCACTGAAGAACCGACCTGTTATCCATAGAGCTCCAGTTGTTCGCAATGCCGTATGCCTCCCCTTCCTGGGATCAGACAGATCTGTGGTCATACGATCACAGCGGTATCTCTTCGAGACTCAGAAGAAACGTCCCATTCAGATTCGCACCTACATGTCTGTGGGAACCTATTTCACAGCCCTCCTCTTCATCCTGGCCGGAGCAATCTTTTCAATTTTCACGCGTTTTGCCCTCGGAAGGCGCCTTCTGTTGGCCCATCCCAAATTCTTCTCATTCGGATTTGCCAGTCATGAAGGACCGTCGGAGGAGAAGAGGAAGAACAGCAAGTTTACCATGTGGTTCCAGGGTGAAGGATGGCCACAGGCATTGGCTGAGGGAGAAGATCAGTACACAGATCCACCCACAAAGAAACTTGTTACAAAAGTATCAGGAACGGACTTTGGGTATGGAAATACAGCAGCTGCACTTCTCCTCTGTGCAACGACAATCCTCAATGAACACACCAAAATGCCCGGAAA GGGAGGTGTATTGGCTCCAGGAGCTGCTTTTGGCAAGACAAGTCTTATCGATGAACTGAACAAGAACCAAGTTTTCACCTTTGAAGTCGTTTCGGCCAAGGAGGAAGAgacgaaaaattaa